The DNA region TCGTGAATGATGGAACTGCAAAAGAGAATGGTGTCTGTTGCTTCTTCTAGCGTAAGACTTCTCGTCCTTCTCCCTTCATGTTCCTCCAACATCACAGTAGATTCCTCTGAAAAAAACGCAACACATCATCAAGAAACTATGATTGAGTTTCAAGTCTTGAGCAAAAAAGTTTCTCAAAAGCAACCCGCCTACCCCTAAAACATACTCCCTTTGTTTCTTTCACTCTACTTTTTTAGCCATAATTTCCAAGATTTAGAGGGCGCGGGGGcatattaatttaaatgaaaattaattgaaGGGAATCATCATACTTGCCACAAGTGAAAATCAAGGAAGCGGAAATTAGTGGGGATTCGTCATAAACAAGGGGAAATTATGGAGGCCATTACgcataatactccctctgtcccatAAAAATTGCCGCACTGGCAATTGgtggaaaaattaagaaaagtacATAAAAGGGTATTTTATGGAAAGTGCAGAAATATGTGGATGAGTGAAAAGGCGGGTTAAATATGTGCCTTTTGGTCATATGTATTTTCATCATTGGTTTATTCACCAAACATAGTGTCTTTtagacactaataaatatactAAGGGGTTCCTCTCGTAGGACTCATATCCCATCGTGGATAAGGATGGAAAAATGCGACTGAACACATCAAAGTAGTTAAACGTTTATTCTTTGAAATATTAACTATATATAAAGTAATTATTGCTTGTTTAGTTTTTCTATTAGACAGTAGTTTATATAGCGCGATTTGTACCTCACGCGCGAATTCGTGGTATCCTAAACTCATTGAAGgatgaaaattgaaatattgCTTTTAGGAAAGTGTGTATCGACATTCTACACCTAGAAGATTGTATGacccagtgtaacataattcgcttcttgaattcgcaattcgcttaaatttgcccaagaatagcccaaagccgaccataattcgcttttttcgatttgcgattcgcgaggagattagcaaatcatgtgaGTCTCATCATTGTTTATTTTAACTGGAAACTAAATATCTCATAAGAAAGTTCTAAACAGTCAAGTTTAAAGGAATGTACCTGCAATTTCTTCATCGTGATTTGCATTGGACTTTGATGAATCTTTGACATCTTCATCATGAAGCGTTGTAGACAAAGGATCTTCTAACTCTTCCCTAGAGACCACATCAATTTGCGATTTCGGGGAGCTAGGATGAGAATCATTGATTTCTATCTCGGACATTGTAGATACAGAACATTGAACAAGATCTTCTGTAGCTCCCACTTCATCTGCACTGTTTTCCGATACTGCAATTTTGTTTCCCACAGAAGATTCAACAAACACCATGTCTTCCAAATTTCGAACATTTCCGATACTCTTTGAAAGGTCTTCTTCAAATTCACGCCCGCCAACGCCTACAGAAGCTCGAGATCTGGCCTCGAACTCAGAGCTCACCATATGGTCAGCTATTAAACAAGGTAACGTGTCTCGAGATCTCATACAGATATCATTATCATCCTCTCCGGCTATTATCGTCCTAGAAGCCGATGAAACTGCATCATGCATTTCCATATTTTCTACAGACAGCACCCGATCAGAAGGTGATCCGGGAACTTCTTCGGCAGACATGTGCCTCATGTTGCTAACAGATCCTTCACAACTTCCGTCACGAGAGCTAGTTGAAAGTCCGAAACCTTGATATACTGGCAAGGAGGTTCCCGAGAAGGAAGATCCTGTACTTCGAGGTTTTGAGCTTGCATCGGATCTCTTGCCGCTCAATTGCCTCTGAGCAACAATTTCTCCGTGTCTAGTAGAGGTTAAATCAACGGAAGATGTCGTAGATATACTACCATGACCGAAAGAGCTCCTCATTGAGCTAGCCAAGTCTCTAGCATAAGACAGATCATCATACGATATCGCGCTGCTGTTGATGGTCCGGCCATGAATCAGTGGCCCTTTCAAACTACTGGACCTGTTTAATAGAAGAACCGAAATCCCAGTACCTTCGGCTACATTGATATTTCGGTTGGTTTTATCGAAGCATTTATGCATGTCCTGCAAACTATTAGCTGTACGAGATGGATCCTCGACGGTTGTATGCTCTTCCGTTATTTGCTTATCAGAAAGCATATGCATACTTTCCTCCCCTGCTGACACCGAAAGAGCATTTTCCAGACAACTTCCTTTTAGCCGACTAACATGATCCTCGGCCTCAAATGTTTTCTCTTCATGAAGGGCAGTTTGTGAAATATCTCTCGAATCAGCATCAGGTAAAGCTAGTGTGGGATAACTTCCATGTGATTCCTCAAAGACGCTAGTCGAAGGGGATGACACATTGTGAGGGATTTCCGATTTGAACACCATGGAAGGGTTGCtccataatttttctttttgtttgcatTCTACACATAAATTATCTTCATTTTCTGCAAACTCATCCAAATAATACGGGTTGCCACATCTACAACAGAGTAATAAATTTTCAAGGTTATCAGTTTTCACAGAATCATAATGTAGATCTGCTGTCGCAACTTCCACCATACGAACATGAAGGCCAAATTCTTTGGAATCACCGGCATTTGATGCACTATGTCCTTGATACACAGTATGTTCGTTCGTAACATCCATATTTTCATAAGGAAAAACTTCATTTTGAAAACCAGAGGAAGGTGGTCTTGCATATTCACTTGTACCATCATCTTCAGTATCGTGGGCCCCGCATGTCGCTTGTTCGGAACTAGCATTACTACTGGTAGTAACCGAAGAGTTCCTAGACATCATGGTGCGATTGACAGAAGTGGATTTTCCAGCATAGAACGTAGAGCTGGGGACACTAGATAAAAGCGGCCTGAACATATTCTGCGGACTTTTTCGATCCTACAAACGATAGAAGACATACTTATCATAAGACGCAGTGAAAACTATTAATAGAAAGTCTTAAATTTTCTGCGATATGGTGTCTAACTAAGTTCATTCATTTCCATCATAAACAGCCCCTTCCACCGCCCCCCAACACACACACACGAAAGGAAATAATTCACAAATCACAAGAATGTTGACGCTACTTAAATGGTTTACTTTTTTATGAATAAcgaagttaaaataatatagtACCATTTGCCGCATTGCAGAATCAAAGGATCTCTTGGGAGCCGAACTTGGTGATATTGTCTTTGTGGGTTTCTTAGAATGAGACACTGGTCTGCCACTCGGAAACCCACCAGGTCCTTTTCTGGACATTGGACGCTCAGAGACATTTAACGGAACTGACTGCAAAGAATCTAGATCATCGTCACCAAATGATGCTATAGAACCTTTACTATGAGAGCTCAGCCTGTCTCGTTCTTGACTATGG from Amaranthus tricolor cultivar Red isolate AtriRed21 chromosome 3, ASM2621246v1, whole genome shotgun sequence includes:
- the LOC130807913 gene encoding uncharacterized protein LOC130807913, which translates into the protein MPPSPSLRRSPIAEPRGDSHKRGRSLESGLSFKERDDDLALFNELQSKERETFLLQSTDDFEDILSSKVKSLPDINLGITIPARGETSDLLNIDGDKNDYEWLLTPPDTPLFPSLDDDPTPVNLVHSGRARSRPISISRSSTMEKSQRSSRGSPSPQRSSPQRLSLSPRSGNSTFRGRPSSAPQSSPVPLHASPPSRRQSPPPIKPSTPPSRSLTPTSRRTTSGVSGVRSGMRGTSPVRAGPTSQGNSASPKIKAWQSNIPGFSLEAPPNLRTSLADRPASYVRGSSPASRTSRGRQSMSPTASRSVSSSHSQERDRLSSHSKGSIASFGDDDLDSLQSVPLNVSERPMSRKGPGGFPSGRPVSHSKKPTKTISPSSAPKRSFDSAMRQMDRKSPQNMFRPLLSSVPSSTFYAGKSTSVNRTMMSRNSSVTTSSNASSEQATCGAHDTEDDGTSEYARPPSSGFQNEVFPYENMDVTNEHTVYQGHSASNAGDSKEFGLHVRMVEVATADLHYDSVKTDNLENLLLCCRCGNPYYLDEFAENEDNLCVECKQKEKLWSNPSMVFKSEIPHNVSSPSTSVFEESHGSYPTLALPDADSRDISQTALHEEKTFEAEDHVSRLKGSCLENALSVSAGEESMHMLSDKQITEEHTTVEDPSRTANSLQDMHKCFDKTNRNINVAEGTGISVLLLNRSSSLKGPLIHGRTINSSAISYDDLSYARDLASSMRSSFGHGSISTTSSVDLTSTRHGEIVAQRQLSGKRSDASSKPRSTGSSFSGTSLPVYQGFGLSTSSRDGSCEGSVSNMRHMSAEEVPGSPSDRVLSVENMEMHDAVSSASRTIIAGEDDNDICMRSRDTLPCLIADHMVSSEFEARSRASVGVGGREFEEDLSKSIGNVRNLEDMVFVESSVGNKIAVSENSADEVGATEDLVQCSVSTMSEIEINDSHPSSPKSQIDVVSREELEDPLSTTLHDEDVKDSSKSNANHDEEIAEESTVMLEEHEGRRTRSLTLEEATDTILFCSSIIHDLAYKAASISIEKEKENVEPLAGSRPMVTIPERHSSDRRDPISRGVTNGRSPKTQKNKKRHATEEMDAKPPLLENEERPNEPVIRNVGLPNNGDSMKPPKLESKCNCTIM